In a single window of the Antedon mediterranea chromosome 1, ecAntMedi1.1, whole genome shotgun sequence genome:
- the LOC140060624 gene encoding zinc finger ZZ-type and EF-hand domain-containing protein 1-like isoform X1, which translates to MMGSNGSSSWSDSDESSLSTSELLEENEQNQAVASGSTAPALESNPKDFTLGMLFNHSRLREAASKIRDDVPETVVQQHHGNLVRFLNDRIHCGESHVTLSQFCDFLNQRGVSREECVQAFDQFDADDEGQAELKTVLDALRTSNSACLQGDLNYSIRALQACTLIPNLIDIYSRGSKNSQQHGKRLLKYVLKNRAISTNFPFPLLEGFNNTCSMRLSVLKAHFDRQENNVVKELTDATGKEVRQITRCFKTVHVSTNNRDVGRLTDNNGSTYWQSDGATGSHWIRLRLKNDVILQYLSITVNRADQSYKPHHVSVLTGRTPTTLQEVKDLRIQGNATGEVILIQNARITAPYVQINILRCNSDGCDTRIHGLKALGFRVVQTPKISVKDASAVWYFSVLASTATATMPIAPHLRNSIIQHTRTALNFMQPLSLSAASTERPSYLSAPVLDQLETFIDTVSRDIQTGKIDDDGVVIALELALARGSVARVLRALEYALDNNKVEFPVGRMMKSLTTVRETLLKKNSSAIQLSLLGCDGGQKDETSAPANVLTDNWSTETYISEKTQVNMFFGKGKPVQITKVRIKASKGDIAPRAGLVFVYNDSEGFDQQRHVDRFSVYNKFTDTDYKILNGIRSASIGGLPDNPVAYFSFDDDWNEIEVPMDVCHTGRFVLIKFLGPRAENAEKLGIIGIKFNGYSRKDSKLTVLNLSEIAQLNPNSDAPVKTETIFVRILHFLSSLGQDLEIIRRKEVGSSGSLLELEGITTEMIFKHYQKLMREENWIYSQILIIRMLHAFIPHLTKEIMKDDTKDKDKQMSLEKASGTKDVPTSAVADVDNESVQLFFNMLCDIINKTPENAPGADGLLREVIVEAVIDGAAVFFPNKDTRKKKLFAMMNSECIDDKPATSFVFQSLCNYFSSVDPTGLLDLPSDPPKDFDFTTTLNVMETLLKVSLKEFVRMTEEHSGTSSAKESYVSGLLNALQGSLVLWCRNRQTGECNQEAAKSVLCNYVHKHCKYIQEALEVIAKANDPDIFKKVEASFLATTFRQLILCLKLVAKDITDLRISHDLLDISSKIKDLEINSRNIEVASACNKSNTPVTLRVWNVESSHNYENNQHTTQVFFCPGADVFEVTFDPRCETERRYDFLEFTDFRGVVTRYDQKVNSEKWPLKVSFKGGPRLQYVFHSDSSQNEWGYKFTVVAKGSPDLTLSWIVDLQLAICKLLGMLCATSLRSKDDLLKSTPKMDDSANQPTSDDSTEALLKGDLWSSLFRAGHNVNKFSRSLSGGLVSEPRGSTVNTFLMELITGEETSMKIYKKFSEKNQMQSIGGPVIGGTVRAVFAALIWHSQELREDFDKYLEKSESSEATLPEGVHEAFITAETIRPVLVDLRQKHIVATENTITPDQSHDEPVLAWKEKAEFLLEFGGLSKIEPKAQVKTLLRSLSSVNSKENRTKVAHPGTFDSEATFEKHPSFKLVLDFLKDPRFSRRKVEDLLEQRVQRAERIAYGYNFALTFLRFHGTPHIFNVSCVQFLQEMLIAQDKDLVHYAVFIDGCGLDLETKVRKAYYALVQLLTNAIQDNWASPNDRLDQLAVDCVQACLLHLLDVDWQSYDFAFLAENNVPKLLLTIVKRAVSLYSHQTKEPDDVKELGDYYKHKGWFEECQGDNFGTWFKQISTKEYLDTRRCMHMFVAQFCQLLVVKITCDGCGTLLPGSRYHCLDCEDMDLCNTCYLGGAKPSKHKDGHKLVNMMFKCNNCGSFIVGTRVHCNDCEDFDLCYGCHLSSNLPSSHKASHDVDIIPLEIILTGSEDSSQLNTYSHHHAWIQFSALSLSVANTENENRKKGIQNCYSKQIYKQCVDLVVESLEFMTQHKTNIASLADKRKRKLKEAKIKNQKEEEKSSEDEKKTQSVDDGKDDVMASTKDEAIEKKSSEEDQKNVKNEEKEKREEDILKLNKDEEDSAKLETVNETSKSDEKEQVETSKTTPEVKINVNEKKVDVKEELEKEEGKTKDSQDAKKTDGKKAQPVSSVISPDHAFAECSQEKILGLLGAMLKLVNQDSDVTTRRVQFQLERALPILFKWVKDSFGNDTTDQHMAVGLLGQLLAKTSPEIADSALAQSLSDHMTTFDTESTQADAASKPGIVVSQSEILSNICCPGKQTIHFLFSYGARCLEKSGLEWASLVAGILRQLSDCLQWSQVLASHITDCIQELPGNTALAAIFSMFIVAGFPQVPCHGSCAILQETSGDRTDVIIIKHYAIKQRALVVNVDSRKKKEIKEYMLELQITPGTSETTHFATFIGVTKRLINQMKQGNALTVEEVWVLCLSLKSVLATLRKCNDANTKMILNEDLMPLLVFLASKPTRFNRQWLLSDLEIFSIKLYTAEKKSGDVDSTKEDEETEDVEEDTEASSATSPLDSVGMDPLGGLDDYKRTCIQAAHDALEAPLPNLRALFETCGQSITDFLIAIEKSFKHDGFLVSDEVLELSKNWQRKGKGKEEDMSEAKAVDAGAVCYVPSKLKTKLFSLLRKKTNTAIPEPNEVENVLISVNENHLQQSLKKQRRTKSAELLKKELEKHSKVGSREFVHKVNQAVAILYARHVLAVMLADWPDGHPISLKLFGCTDHAHFVGVLDLLQRAEEKEMFAKSIRNIVEHCENELLWSLATAACTFMEENKMSSVTKESAHNYKNDSSEKGSVHIPGAMYLSVKFDEQCATEEGCDFLTMASDVKMKNDIRTFSGGSSNFVNFEMPGDTLHYSFTSDCSNNDWGYKFTVTGGQLGRFITGHILLNEILSNSSKASHIPVNEVWSWLVHVASCQTGQQRLKAIQLMLRLLQAATSSCEDGASQKVMELPDLTLLKPLWVLLNAMDSKQSDTLKCLPPAHCALTELFLVVEDLAKESSEEDYVLAMIPTEDLRKSALQGVCNVASLGLALGIPNKASEAFRQMGLVVGQPPLFQTPLMPFPVNNFINKP; encoded by the exons ATGATGGGCAGTAACGGAAGCAGCAGCTGGAGTGACAGCGATGAAAGTTCACTAAGTACAAGCGAACTT ttaGAGGAAAATGAGCAGAATCAGGCCGTGGCTTCTGGTTCAACTGCTCCAG CTTTAGAATCAAATCCCAAGGATTTCACTCTGGGAATGCTTTTCAATCACTCAAGACTAAGAGAAGCAGCATCTAAAATAAG ggATGATGTACCAGAGACTGTTGTTCAGCAGCACCATGGCAACCTTGTACGCTTTCTGAATGATAGAATTCACTGTGGTGAG tcTCATGTTACTCTGTctcaattttgtgattttctgaATCAGAGGGGTGTCAGCCGTGAAGAATGTGTTCAA GCCTTTGATCAGTTTGATGCTGATGATGAGGGACAGGCAGAGTTAAAGACGGTGCTGGATGCTCTGCGAACTTCAAACAGTGCTTGCCTACAAGGAGATCTCAACTACTCCATTCGAGCACTACAAGCTTGTACTCTCATTCCTAATCTGATAGATATATACTCAAGGGGGAGTAAGAACAGTCAACAGCATGGCAAAAGGTTATTAAAG TACGTCCTGAAAAACCGAGCTATTAGTACCAATTTTCCATTCCCATTACTTGAAGGTTTCAACAACACATGCTCAATGAGGCTATCTGTTTTGAAGGCCCACTTTGATCGTCAAGAAAATAATG TAGTCAAAGAGCTGACAGATGCAACGGGGAAAGAAGTAAGACAGATTACACGTTGCTTCAAGACAGTTCATGTGTCAACAAACAACAGAGATGTTGGCAG ACTCACTGACAATAATGGCTCAACTTATTGGCAATCTGATGGCGCCACTGGCTCGCACTGGATCCGTCTGCGACTCAAGAATGACGTCATCCTCCAATACCTCTCGATAACTGTAAACAGAGCAGATCAGAGTTACAAGCCCCACCATGTGTCTGTATTGACAGGTCGTACTCCTACCACACTTCAAGAGGTCAAAGATCTGCGAATACAAGG GAATGCTACTGGTGAGGTTATTCTAATACAGAATGCTCGTATTACCGCACCATATGTACAGATCAACATTCTACGATGTAATTCTGATGGTTGTGATACAAGAATTCATGGATTGAAAGCACTTGGATTCAG AGTTGTTCAGACACCAAAAATCAGTGTGAAGGATGCATCAGCAGTCTGGTATTTCTCTGTTTTAGCCTCCACTGCAACAGCTACAATGCCGATTGCGCCTCATCTTAGAAATAGCATTATTCAGCACACAAG GACTGCTCTAAACTTCATGCAACCATTATCATTAAGTGCTGCATCAACAGAGCGGCCATCTTACCTGAGTGCCCCAGTTCTAGATCAGCTTGAGACGTTCATTGATACTGTGTCTCGAGACATACAAACTGGTAAAATAGACGATGACGGTGTTGTCATTGCTCTGGAACTTGCATTAGCACGAGGAAGCGTTGCTAGAGTACTCCGTGCTCTAGAATATGCTCTTG ATAATAACAAAGTGGAATTTCCAGTGGGAAGAATGATGAAGTCACTAACAACAGTACGAGAAACTCTTCTAAAAAAGAACT CTTCTGCAATACAACTGTCTCTGTTGGGATGTGATGGTGGACAAAAAGATGAGACGAGTGCACCTGCCAATGTGCTTACGGATAACTGGAGTACGGAAA CGTATATATCTGAGAAAACACAAGTAAACATGTTCTTTGGTAAGGGAAAGCCTGTTCAGATCACCAAGGTTAGAATTAAG GCAAGCAAGGGTGACATTGCGCCACGAGCAGGACTTGTATTTGTGTATAATGATAG TGAAGGATTTGATCAGCAGCGTCACGTTGATCGATTCTCAGTCTACAACAAATTTACAGATACTGATTACAAAATACTGAATGGCATTAG ATCAGCTTCAATTGGTGGACTACCAGACAATCCTGTGGCATACTTCTCTTTTGATGATGACTG GAATGAGATTGAGGTTCCAATGGATGTCTGTCACACCGGTCGTTTCGTTCTGATAAAATTTCTTGGTCCACGTGCTGAAAACGCTGAGAAACTTGGCATCATTGGTATCAAGTTCAATGGCTACTCTCGAAAAGATTCCAAACTGACAGTTCTCAATCTG TCAGAAATTGCTCAATTGAACCCAAATTCAGATGCTCCAGTGAAAACAGAGACAATCTTTGTTCGAATTCTTCACTTTCTTAGCAGTCTTGGACAAGATCTG GAGATAATTCGTCGCAAAGAAGTTGGTAGCAGTGGAAGTCTACTGGAGCTTGAAGGTATAACAACCGAAATGATTTTCAAACATTATCAAAAATTAATGAG GGAAGAAAATTGGATTTACAGTCAAATCTTGATTATCCGGATGCTGCACGCGTTCATACCTCATCTGACAAAAGAAATCATGAAAGACGATACCAAAGACAAGGATAAACAAATGAGCTTAGAGAAG GCTTCTGGTACTAAAGATGTGCCTACCAGTGCTGTTGCTGATGTAGACAATGAAAGTGTGCAGTTATTCTTCAACATGCTCTGTGACATCATAAACAAGACACCAGAAAATGCACCAGGAGCGGATGGACTACTCAGAGAAGTGATAGTGGAAGCAGTCATAGATG GAGCGGCAGTCTTCTTTCCAAATAAGGACACGCGAAAGAAAAAGCTTTTTGCAATGATGAATTCAGAATGT ATTGACGATAAACCAGCaacaagttttgtttttcaatCGCTCTGTAACTACTTCAGTTCAGTTGACCCTACAGGACTTTTAGATTTGCCATCTGATCCTCCAAAG GACTTTGATTTTACAACAACACTGAATGTAATGGAAACGCTTCTAAAGGTGTCGCTCAAAGAG TTTGTAAGAATGACGGAAGAACATAGTGGCACAAGTAGTGCTAAGGAATCGTATGTCAGTGGACTTCTAAACGCTTTGCAAGGAAGTCTGGTGTTGTGGTGCAGAAACAGACAAACTGGAGAATGCAATCAGGAAGCTGCCAAGAGTGTACTCTGCAACT ATGTTCATAAACATTGCAAGTACATACAAGAAGCATTGGAGGTCATCGCCAAGGCGAATGACCCTGATATTTTCAAGAAGGTGGAAGCTTCCTTCTTAGCAACAACATTCCGGCAGCTG attttgtgTCTAAAACTTGTTGCCAAGGACATCACTGATCTAAGGATATCACATGATCTGCTTGACATATCATCAAAGATTAAAGATTTAGAGATTAATTCTCGAAATATTGAg GTTGCCAGTGCTTGCAATAAGTCCAACACACCTGTCACATTACGTGTATGGAATGTAGAATCTTCACACAATTATGAGAACAATCAGCATACAACTCAAGTGTTCTTCTGCCCTGGTGCTGATGTGTTTGAAGTCACTTTTGACCCCAGATGTGAAACTGAAAGAAG ATATGACTTCCTCGAATTTACAGATTTTAGAGGAGTTGTGACTCGTTATGATCAAAAAGTGAACTCAGAAAAGTGGCCACTGAAAGTATCATTTAAAGGAGGCCCTCGCTTGCAATATGTCTTTCACTCAGACAGCAGCCAAAATGAATGGGGCTACAAATTCACT gTTGTAGCAAAAGGCTCTCCAGATCTAACACTATCTTGGATAGTGGATCTTCAGCTTGCAATATGTAAACTTCTGGGCATGCTCTGTGCAACTTCTCTGCGAAGTAAAGAcg ATTTATTGAAAAGTACACCAAAAATGGATGATAGTGCCAACCAACCTACTTCAGATGATTCAACAGAAGCATTACTAAAGGGCGACCTCTGGAGTAGTCTTTTTCGTGCTGGCCATAATGTCAACAAATTTTCACGGTCATTGTCTGGAGGATTg GTTTCAGAACCACGTGGTTCCACTGTAAACACTTTTCTGATGGAATTAATTACTGGAGAAGAGACATCaatgaaaatatacaaaaa gtTTAGTGAAAAGAATCAGATGCAGAGTATTGGTGGACCTGTTATCGGCGGAACTGTGAGGGCGGTTTTTGCAGCACTGATATGGCACTCACAAGAATTACGAGAGGACTTTGacaaatatttagaaaaaa GTGAAAGTTCAGAAGCCACTCTTCCAGAGGGGGTGCATGAAGCATTTATAACAGCAGAAACTATCAGACCAGTTCTT GTGGATCTTCGTCAGAAGCACATTGTAGCAACAGAGAACACTATTACACCAGATCAGTCGCATGATGAACCAG TTTTAGCATGGAAAGAAAAGGCTGAGTTTCTTTTGGAGTTTGGTGGTCTTTCAAAGATCGAACCTAAAGCTCAG gtAAAAACTTTACTAAGAAGTTTGTCATCAGTAAACAGTAAAGAAAATCGAACGAAAGTGGCTCATCCTGGAACCTTTGATAGCGAAGCGACTTTTGAGAAACATCCATCGTTCAAACTGGTGTTAGATTTCTTAAAGGATCCTAGATTCTCAAGGAGAAA agtggAAGACTTGTTAGAACAGAGAGTGCAACGAGCAGAGCGTATTGCTTATGGTTACAACTTTGCACTGACCTTTCTTAGGTTCCATGGCACACCACACATCTTTAATGTTTCCTGTGTACAGTTTTTGCAAGAAATGCTTATAGCCCAAGACAAAGATCTGGT TCATTATGCAGTTTTTATAGATGGGTGTGGTCTTGATCTTGAGACTAAAGTTCGTAAAGCATACTATGCGTTAGTTCAGCTTTTGACTAATGCAATTCAGGACAACTGGGCGTCTCCAAATGACCG ATTGGATCAGCTGGCAGTTGACTGCGTCCAAGCCTGTTTGCTCCACCTTCTTGATGTTGATTGGCAGTCTTACGATTTTGCGTTTCTTGCTGAAAATAATGTTCCGAAGCTGTTACTTACCATCGTCAAGA GAGCTGTAAGTCTTTACAGCCATCAAACCAAAGAACCGGATGACGTCAAGGAATTAGGTGATTACTATAAACATAAAGGATGGTTTGAAGAATGCCAGGGTGATAACTTCGGAACTTGGTTCAAACAGATCTCAACCAAAGAATATTTGGACACAAGACGA TGCATGCACATGTTTGTTGCTCAATTTTGTCAGTTACTAGTTGTTAAGATAACCTGTGATGGGTGTGGTACCTTGCTACCAGGAAGTCGCTATCATTGTTTGGACTGTGAAGACATGGACTTGTGCAATACCTGCTATCTTG GTGGTGCAAAGCCAAGCAAACACAAAGATGGCCACAAGCTTGTTAATATGAt GTTTAAATGCAACAATTGCGGATCATTCATCGTTGGTACTCGTGTTCACTGCAATGACTGTGAGGACTTTGACCTCTGTTATGGCTGTCATTTGTCCTCTAACCTCCCCTCAAG TCATAAAGCTTCTCATGATGTCGATATCATACCATTAGAAATAA TTTTAACAGGTAGTGAAGATAGCAGTCAACTCAACACGTACAGTCATCACCATGCTTGGATACAATTTTCTGCCTTATCACTGTCCGTAGCAAACACAGAGAATGAAAATCGCAAGAAAG GTATACAAAATTGCTACAGTAAGCAAATATACAAGCAATGCGTGGACCTGGTTGTGGAAAGTCTAGAGTTCATGACGCAACACAAAACCAACATTGCATCATTGGCAGACAAGAGGAAGAGAAAATTGAAAGAAGCGAAGATAAAAAATCAAAAAGAAGAGGAGAAATCAAGCGAAGATGAGAAAAAAACGCAGTCTGTCGATGATGGGAAAGATGATGTAATGGCATCTACAAAAGATGAGGCGATAGAGAAAAAGTCTAGTGAGGAGGATCagaaaaatgtcaaaaatgaGGAAAAAGAGAAGAGAGAGGAAGATATTCTGAAGTTAAACAAAGACGAGGAAGATAGTGCTAAGTTAGAAACAGTAAATGAAACTTCAAAATCTGATGAAAAAGAACAAGTTGAGACTAGCAAAACTACTCCAGAGGTTAAGATAAATGTAAATGAGAAGAAGGTGGATGTAAAAGAAGAATTGGAGAAAGAAGAAGGCAAAACTAAAGACTCGCAAGATGCTAAGAAAACTGATGGAAAGAAAG CTCAACCTGTTTCTAGTGTCATATCACCTGATCATGCATTTGCTGAGTGTTCCCAAGAGAAGATTCTGGGATTGCTAGGAGCAATGTTAAAACTTGTAAACCAG GATTCTGATGTTACAACAAGACGAGTTCAGTTCCAACTAGAAAGAGCTCTACCAATCCTTTTTAAATGGGTTAA AGATAGCTTTGGAAACGATACAACTGATCAACATATGGCTGTTGGACTGTTGGGCCAATTACTGGCTAAGACCAGTCCTGAG ATTGCAGATTCAGCCCTTGCCCAGTCCTTAAGTGACCATATGACAACCTTTGACACAGAGTCAACTCAAGCAGATGCAGCCTCAAAACCTGGTATAGTTGTCTCGCAATCAGAGATTTTGTCCAATATTTGCTGTCCTGGCAAGCAGACTATAcactttcttttttcttatggaGCAAGATGCTTAGAAAA gaGTGGACTAGAATGGGCATCTCTTGTTGCTGGAATACTACGACAACTATCAGACTGCCTTCAATGGTCTCAAGTATTAGCCTCCCACATTACAGACTGCATTCAGGAACTACCCGGTAACACTGCCCTAGCTGCtatattttcaatgtttattgtagCAGGTTTTCCACAA GTGCCATGTCATGGAAGTTGCGCAATTCTCCAAGAAACATCAGGTGACAGAACTGATGTGATTATCATCAAACATTATGCCATCAAACAACGAGCCCTTGTTGTCAATGTGGATTCAAGAAAGAAGAAAGAG ATAAAGGAATATATGCTAGAATTACAGATTACTCCTGGAACATCCGAGACTACACATTTTGCCACTTTTATTGGAGTTACCAAACGGTTGATTAATCAAATGAAACAAG gaaatgCCTTGACTGTTGAGGAAGTGTGGGTGCTGTGTCTATCTTTAAAGTCTGTACTTGCAACGTTAAGA AAATGCAATGATGCAAATACTAAGATGATACTTAATGAAGATCTGATGCCTTTACTTGTGTTCCTTGCTAGCAAGCCTACAAGGTTCAACCGTCAATGGCTGCTGTCAGATCTTGAG ATATTTTCGATTAAATTATACACTGCTGAAAAGAAATCTGGAGACGTAGACAGCACCAAAGAAGACGAGGAAACAGAAGATGTAGAAGAGGATACAGAAGCGAGTTCAGCTACATCGCCGCTAGATTCAGTTGGAATGGATCCCCTAGGAGGACTGGATGATTACAAACGAACCTGTATCCAG gCTGCACATGATGCGCTGGAAGCCCCACTTCCAAATCTGAGGGCGCTGTTTGAAACCTGTGGCCAAAGTATTACAGATTTTCTAATTGCAATTGAGAAAAG tTTTAAACATGATGGTTTCCTTGTGAGTGATGAAGTTTTGGAACTGTCAAAGAATTGGCAGAGAAAAGGAAAGGGCAAAGAAGAAGATATGTCTGAAGCAAAAGCAGTTGATGCTGGTGCCGTCTGCTACGTACCCTCCAAGTTGAAAACAAA ATTATTTTCCTTGCTTaggaaaaaaacaaatactgCAATTCCAGAACCCAATGAGGTAGAGAATGTGCTTATTTCAGTCAATGAAAACCATCTTCAACAG AGTCTTAAGAAACAACGAAGAACAAAAAGTGCAGAGCTTTTAAAGAAAGAACTTGAAAAACACAGCAAAGTTGGATCAAGAGAATTTGTTCACAAAGTCAACCAAGCTGTTGCGATACTCTACGCACGACATGTGCTAGCTGTCATGCTTGCTGATTGGCCAGATGGTCATCCAATCAGCTTAAAGCTCTTTGGTTGCACTGATCACGCTCATTTCGTAGGTGTTCTAGATCTTCTGCAAAGAGCTGAGGAAAAGGAGATGTTTGCGAAG tCTATTCGCAATATAGTTGAGCATTGCGAAAATGAACTACTCTGGTCCCTAGCAACTGCTGCTTGCACTTTCATGGAGGAAAACAAAATGTCGAGTGTAACAAAAGAATCGGCACATAACTACAAGAATGATAGCTCAGAGAAG GGAAGTGTTCACATTCCTGGAGCTATGTATCTTTCGGTCAAATTTGATGAACAGTGTGCGACGGAAGAAGGGTGTGATTTCCTGACGATGGCATCTGATGTAAAGATGAAGAATGACATCCGTACATTCAGTGGAGGATCATCCAACTTTGTCAACTTTGAAATGCCAG GTGACACACTTCACTACAGCTTCACCTCTGATTGCAGTAACAATGATTGGGGCTACAAGTTTACAGTCACAGGAGGTCAGCTGGGTCGATTCATTACAGGTCACATTCTGCTCAATGAAATCCTTAGCAACTCGTCTAAAGCCAG TCACATTCCTGTGAATGAGGTGTGGTCATGGTTGGTCCATGTTGCAAGTTGTCAAACTGGACAGCAGAGGCTAAAAGCAATTCAACTAATGCTAAGGTTGTTGCAAGCTGCTACATCAAG CTGTGAAGATGGTGCATCACAGAAAGTAATGGAGTTACCAGATCTCACCTTATTGAAGCCGCTTTGGGTTTTGTTGAATGCCATGGATTCTAAGCAGTCCGATACCTTGAAGTGCCTGCCACCTGCACACTGTGCTCTCACGGAGCTGTTCCTGGTGGTGGAAGACCTAGCTAAG GAGTCATCTGAAGAAGATTATGTTTTAGCAATGATACCTACAGAAGATTTGCGAAAAAGTGCTCTTCAG GGTGTGTGCAATGTTGCTTCTTTGGGCCTAGCTTTAGGCATACCAAACAAAGCATCTGAGGCGTTTCGGCAGATGGGACTCGTAGTTGGACAACCTCCTCTATTTCAGACACCTCTTATGCCATTTCCTGTTAATAACTTCATCAACAAACCGTGA